Proteins encoded within one genomic window of Nonomuraea gerenzanensis:
- a CDS encoding nSTAND1 domain-containing NTPase, protein MPADREGVHLHAQASGQGRVFQAGRDQHFHYREGTRARTHTEPGEVLDECPYPGLAAFDQAHARWFFGRDRLTADLIDRLDRRLRSGGPQLVVASSGAGKSSLLRAGLLPKLADGALPGSARWTKLLFTPTASPMHALATQLSAIAAEPSPAPSPELLAEAPAAEELAADPQACRALLEGLSAGRDGLLLVVDQFEEVFTLCGDVEQRRTFIDLLGGFAAHRDGGSALLVIGVRADFYAACADFPALKAALQDAPVVVGAMSDEELREAITFPAQDVGLDIEPGLLHVLLRDLGTDGDGRTGYQAGKLPLLAHALRACWQQRSGGTLTVEGYESAGGIQHAISTTADQAYDSLDAAGRRMARSLFLRLIRIGDGTGESRRRLSRADLIDASADPVLAATVVNVFTEVRLLTQHLETVEITHEALLRSWPQLRRWIDDDRAGRLVQQELDESATAWDRESRDPSLLYRGSRLGVATDWAAKASADDLSPVVKAFLESSVTRQRRAARRRTATIVFLTVLALLASTAAVVAADQWNTAVARDRINLARQLAAKAEALLATRLDTAQLLAVAAYELDQNPQTRDAIFQATTVSPHLAKFLYASSRVTALGSSADGRFLVTGAHDGDVRLWDLSTFAGQSLSRLRGPIIDVAVDAGGEAIAYTDGESVQVWRRETGARTVTGPSGLVPDAVGLSPTHRYVVVSYSGDPTSTHRSLIAVHEETTGRTRTARSALNLSKSGEIVFTGENEAIIYNRFNAWERWSVPELTGRPPAAAFVPVDLPAVAAISPKGRFFAAAWGETRVPIWRTDSVPRTSPTRGLTGAASGYNPTAIAVSADGDRLAVADTGRIQVSTTAKNEPTDSKVLTGNNAINPHGLAFLGDSADRLVSASGHILAIWDLNQVTRLGRRMSIPLKWSCMACSGPALAVRPGHDDVLVTSDSGPPQAILAGLGGDTFWSRRLKGAYAYAAWSPDGQRLLLVENEGRTEIRGPAPDWPVITSWETGEDYLLGAAWTPDGRGIITVRDPGDIVLLDAGSGRVIHTLPHSADRRRHLSQNYGTAGTADIDPSTMTVVFKEFSARLDAEVLRVVDMASGRERLIEGDSVVGIAFTQGRLLIQRRTGDLEVRDAHTTRLLRRLPENGHYVGGIWADQNGTVGRLRADGAIVLTDLASETDIAEIGLPPEPPYVKTAIAFLPGGKRLVAVTEPHHERRARLVLWEYSEDKMLQAACAAVGRTLSAEERKLYLGSNALDDDPCPERS, encoded by the coding sequence GTGCCGGCTGACCGAGAAGGTGTCCACCTGCACGCGCAGGCCAGTGGGCAGGGACGGGTGTTCCAGGCCGGGAGAGATCAACATTTCCACTACCGGGAGGGCACCCGCGCCCGCACGCACACGGAGCCCGGAGAGGTCCTGGATGAGTGCCCCTACCCGGGACTGGCCGCCTTCGATCAGGCACACGCTCGCTGGTTCTTCGGCCGGGACCGCCTCACCGCCGACTTGATCGACCGCCTCGATCGACGACTGCGATCGGGCGGGCCGCAGCTGGTGGTGGCCTCCTCGGGCGCGGGGAAATCGTCGCTGCTGCGGGCGGGCCTGCTGCCGAAGCTGGCCGACGGCGCGTTACCCGGCTCGGCCCGCTGGACGAAGCTGCTCTTCACCCCCACCGCCAGCCCCATGCACGCGCTGGCCACGCAGCTCTCCGCGATCGCGGCGGAGCCTTCGCCCGCGCCATCGCCGGAACTCCTGGCCGAAGCGCCGGCGGCGGAGGAACTGGCCGCCGACCCCCAGGCGTGCCGCGCCCTTCTGGAGGGCCTCTCGGCCGGTCGTGACGGTCTGCTCCTGGTGGTGGATCAGTTCGAAGAGGTCTTCACGCTCTGCGGCGACGTCGAGCAGCGGCGCACGTTCATCGACCTGCTCGGTGGCTTCGCCGCCCACCGCGACGGCGGATCGGCGCTGCTGGTGATCGGCGTGCGCGCCGACTTCTACGCCGCGTGCGCCGACTTCCCCGCCCTCAAGGCGGCGCTGCAGGACGCCCCCGTGGTGGTGGGGGCGATGTCGGACGAGGAGCTGAGGGAGGCCATCACCTTTCCCGCCCAGGACGTCGGCCTCGACATCGAGCCGGGCCTGCTGCACGTGCTGCTGCGCGACCTGGGCACGGACGGCGACGGGCGCACCGGATACCAGGCGGGCAAGCTCCCTCTCCTGGCCCACGCGCTGCGTGCCTGTTGGCAGCAGCGCAGCGGCGGCACCCTCACGGTCGAGGGATACGAGAGCGCGGGCGGCATCCAGCACGCCATTTCCACCACGGCTGACCAGGCCTACGACAGCCTCGACGCCGCAGGCAGACGGATGGCACGCTCCTTGTTCCTGCGGCTGATCAGAATCGGCGACGGAACCGGCGAGTCGAGGCGGCGGCTGTCCCGCGCGGACCTGATCGACGCGAGCGCCGACCCCGTGTTGGCCGCGACCGTCGTCAACGTGTTCACCGAGGTCCGCCTGCTCACGCAGCACCTTGAGACTGTCGAGATCACGCACGAGGCGCTGCTGCGAAGCTGGCCGCAGTTGCGGCGCTGGATCGACGACGACCGTGCGGGCCGACTCGTCCAGCAGGAGCTGGACGAGTCCGCGACCGCCTGGGACCGCGAGTCGCGCGACCCCTCGCTGCTCTACCGGGGCAGCCGCTTGGGTGTCGCCACCGATTGGGCGGCGAAGGCGTCCGCCGACGATCTGTCCCCCGTCGTCAAGGCGTTCCTGGAGTCCTCGGTGACGCGGCAGAGGCGAGCCGCCAGGCGGCGTACCGCCACCATCGTCTTCCTCACGGTGCTCGCGCTGCTGGCCAGCACCGCCGCCGTCGTGGCGGCCGACCAGTGGAACACGGCGGTGGCCCGTGATCGGATCAATCTGGCCCGGCAGCTGGCCGCCAAGGCCGAGGCGTTGCTGGCGACGCGCCTGGACACGGCCCAGCTCCTCGCGGTGGCCGCCTACGAACTGGACCAGAACCCGCAGACCCGGGACGCGATCTTTCAGGCCACGACCGTCAGCCCGCATCTCGCCAAGTTCCTCTACGCCTCCTCGCGGGTGACGGCACTCGGCTCCTCGGCCGACGGCCGTTTCCTGGTGACCGGCGCCCACGACGGTGACGTACGGCTCTGGGATCTCAGCACGTTCGCCGGCCAGTCGCTCTCCAGGCTGCGCGGGCCGATCATCGACGTCGCCGTGGACGCCGGCGGCGAGGCGATCGCCTACACCGACGGAGAGAGCGTGCAGGTGTGGCGGAGGGAGACGGGTGCCAGGACCGTCACCGGACCGTCCGGGCTCGTCCCCGACGCGGTCGGCCTCAGCCCGACGCATCGGTATGTCGTCGTTTCGTACTCCGGCGATCCCACCTCCACCCACCGGTCCCTGATAGCCGTGCACGAGGAGACGACCGGCCGGACGCGGACGGCCAGATCCGCACTGAACCTGTCGAAGTCGGGCGAGATCGTCTTCACGGGGGAGAACGAGGCAATCATCTACAACCGGTTCAATGCGTGGGAGCGCTGGTCGGTACCGGAGCTGACCGGACGGCCGCCGGCTGCGGCGTTCGTGCCCGTCGACCTGCCGGCCGTGGCGGCGATCTCGCCCAAGGGCCGGTTCTTCGCGGCGGCGTGGGGCGAGACCAGGGTGCCGATCTGGCGGACGGACTCCGTGCCGCGAACCTCGCCGACGAGGGGCCTGACCGGAGCCGCGTCGGGTTACAACCCCACTGCCATCGCCGTCAGCGCCGACGGCGACCGGTTGGCCGTGGCGGACACCGGAAGGATCCAGGTCTCGACCACGGCCAAGAACGAGCCCACCGACTCGAAGGTCCTGACGGGAAACAACGCGATCAACCCCCATGGTCTGGCCTTCCTCGGGGACAGCGCGGATCGGCTGGTCTCCGCTTCAGGGCACATCCTGGCGATCTGGGACCTCAACCAGGTGACCCGCCTGGGCCGGCGCATGTCCATCCCCCTGAAGTGGTCCTGCATGGCTTGCAGCGGGCCTGCTCTGGCCGTGCGCCCCGGCCATGACGACGTGCTGGTGACGAGCGACTCCGGCCCGCCCCAGGCGATCCTCGCCGGACTGGGCGGCGACACCTTCTGGAGCAGGCGACTCAAGGGAGCGTACGCCTACGCGGCATGGAGCCCCGACGGGCAGAGGCTCCTGCTGGTCGAGAACGAAGGCAGGACGGAGATCCGCGGTCCCGCGCCGGACTGGCCGGTCATCACCAGTTGGGAGACGGGCGAGGACTACCTCCTGGGAGCGGCATGGACCCCCGACGGGCGCGGCATCATCACCGTCCGCGACCCGGGTGACATCGTCCTCCTCGACGCCGGCAGCGGCCGGGTCATCCACACGCTTCCGCACTCCGCCGACCGCCGGAGACACCTGAGCCAGAATTACGGGACCGCTGGGACCGCCGACATAGATCCTTCCACGATGACAGTGGTGTTCAAGGAGTTCTCGGCGAGGCTGGACGCCGAAGTGTTGCGCGTCGTCGACATGGCCTCCGGCCGGGAACGGCTCATCGAGGGCGACTCGGTCGTCGGTATCGCCTTCACCCAGGGACGTCTGCTCATCCAACGGCGGACCGGCGATCTGGAGGTCAGGGACGCGCACACGACCAGGCTGCTGCGCCGGTTACCCGAGAACGGACACTATGTGGGAGGGATCTGGGCCGACCAGAACGGAACAGTCGGCCGGCTGCGTGCCGACGGGGCAATCGTCCTGACGGATCTGGCCTCCGAAACGGACATCGCAGAGATCGGGCTTCCTCCGGAGCCACCGTATGTCAAAACCGCCATCGCTTTCCTGCCCGGGGGCAAAAGGCTTGTCGCGGTGACGGAACCGCATCATGAGCGGAGGGCGAGACTGGTGCTCTGGGAGTACAGCGAGGACAAGATGCTCCAGGCCGCCTGCGCCGCGGTCGGCCGTACCTTGTCCGCTGAGGAGCGCAAGCTCTACCTCGGCTCCAATGCGCTGGACGACGATCCTTGCCCAGAGCGGTCCTGA